The Treponema medium genome has a window encoding:
- a CDS encoding TRAP transporter permease: MATEKTIDQKALLEEFERESRTRNFVNPIFTKILKWTALLVTFYHLAYASGYIRPETLRHRSIHVGMILLMTFAIYPAFKTSSRKVIAWYDYILMILSVIIPVYMWVNYQAIIDRVGDANLTDVIMGTILVVLVIEAARRITGWALPVIGIIFMIYALMGARQGLIPINVPGLFLHRGFKWPKLIGHLFSNTEGIYGTSVNVSSTYIFLFIVFGEIMNKCGMGKFFNDIAIGLAGHTKGGPAKVAVIAAGLLGSINGSAIANVVTTGSFTIPLMKKIGYSKEFSGDVSSTASVGGQLLPPIMGAAAFIMAETLGIKYKEIVVAAAIPALIYYLGIIFQIQLRASKDKLDGMPKDQLPKVKETLKMYWHLTIPILFLVYMLFFSGYTVIKGAFLTIILTIIIAQLKKETRMSLKDIESAFVASAKSTVSVAIACACVGIVIGVSSLTGFTINMASAIISLGGKSLLLTLVFTMVTCMLLGMGLPSIPAYIITVTIAAPALIELGIAPLAAHLFCFYFAMFANITPPVALASFAAAGISGGNPMKTGIVSIKLALAGFIIPYMFVYNNQLLLMNTNILQGIQVAITACVGVFLISAAVEGYFHTKVNIVMRLLMLAGAFLLIDSALLTDLAGVGIFVASIFIQRILARREARHAAV; this comes from the coding sequence TTGGCTACAGAAAAAACTATAGACCAAAAGGCGCTCTTGGAAGAATTTGAACGGGAAAGCAGAACTCGAAACTTTGTTAACCCGATCTTTACAAAGATTCTCAAGTGGACTGCACTGCTGGTTACCTTTTACCATTTAGCTTATGCGTCCGGCTATATCCGGCCGGAGACATTGCGCCATCGTTCCATTCACGTCGGCATGATTTTGTTGATGACGTTTGCAATCTATCCTGCATTTAAAACATCGAGTAGAAAAGTTATCGCATGGTATGATTACATACTGATGATTTTGTCCGTTATCATTCCCGTCTATATGTGGGTGAATTATCAAGCGATTATCGACAGGGTAGGGGATGCAAACCTGACGGACGTTATCATGGGTACCATATTGGTTGTATTGGTAATAGAAGCGGCGCGGCGGATTACGGGTTGGGCCTTACCGGTTATCGGCATCATCTTTATGATCTATGCGCTGATGGGCGCCCGTCAGGGACTTATCCCGATAAACGTGCCGGGACTGTTTTTGCATAGAGGGTTTAAATGGCCGAAATTGATCGGGCACCTCTTTTCAAATACTGAAGGCATTTACGGCACGTCGGTCAACGTTTCTTCGACATATATTTTCTTATTCATCGTATTCGGCGAAATTATGAATAAATGCGGAATGGGAAAATTCTTTAACGATATTGCCATCGGTTTGGCAGGGCATACGAAAGGCGGTCCTGCAAAGGTCGCGGTTATTGCGGCAGGCTTGCTCGGGAGTATCAACGGGTCGGCAATTGCGAATGTTGTTACAACCGGTTCGTTTACAATCCCGCTTATGAAAAAAATCGGGTACAGCAAAGAATTCTCCGGCGATGTTTCATCGACTGCTTCCGTAGGTGGTCAACTTTTACCGCCGATTATGGGCGCTGCCGCATTTATTATGGCGGAAACACTCGGTATTAAGTACAAGGAGATTGTCGTTGCGGCGGCCATCCCTGCGCTGATTTACTATTTGGGTATTATCTTCCAGATTCAGCTGCGCGCATCGAAGGATAAACTCGACGGTATGCCGAAAGATCAGCTGCCCAAGGTGAAAGAAACGCTGAAGATGTATTGGCACCTGACCATCCCGATTTTATTTTTGGTGTATATGCTGTTCTTTAGCGGTTATACCGTTATCAAAGGCGCTTTTTTAACCATCATTTTGACAATCATTATTGCGCAGCTTAAAAAAGAAACGCGCATGAGCCTAAAAGATATAGAATCTGCCTTTGTCGCTTCCGCAAAATCGACGGTATCGGTTGCGATTGCGTGTGCCTGTGTCGGTATTGTTATCGGTGTGTCGAGCTTAACCGGCTTTACCATCAATATGGCAAGCGCGATTATCTCGCTCGGCGGAAAGAGCTTGTTGCTGACGCTGGTCTTTACGATGGTTACCTGTATGCTGCTTGGTATGGGCTTACCGAGTATTCCTGCGTACATCATTACCGTAACGATTGCGGCTCCTGCGTTGATAGAGCTCGGCATTGCGCCGTTGGCTGCTCACTTGTTCTGTTTCTACTTTGCGATGTTTGCCAATATTACGCCGCCGGTTGCGCTTGCCTCATTTGCAGCGGCAGGTATATCGGGCGGTAATCCGATGAAGACGGGAATTGTATCCATTAAGCTGGCGCTCGCCGGTTTTATCATCCCGTATATGTTCGTCTACAATAATCAGCTGTTATTGATGAATACGAATATTTTGCAGGGTATTCAGGTTGCGATTACCGCATGTGTCGGCGTCTTTTTAATCAGCGCCGCCGTAGAAGGGTATTTCCACACCAAAGTGAATATTGTGATGCGGCTTTTAATGCTTGCAGGAGCTTTCTTGCTCATCGACAGCGCCTTATTAACCGACCTTGCCGGTGTCGGCATCTTTGTTGCGTCTATCTTTATTCAGCGCATACTTGCGCGGAGAGAAGCACGGCACGCAGCCGTCTAG
- a CDS encoding DUF1850 domain-containing protein, which produces MWLLVFAVLLAGCSSGETVEISNQVTKERYCIQTVQTGDVLSFEWEHSFEHVLWKEFYRVTDEHTFKLFTIAVQGFGAGIPAEMDCTYRYEDGLIYMENIEGSVFKEFNWIHSQKHLKNITINDTVLIRGEELPQRAKIRLGLQRKH; this is translated from the coding sequence GTGTGGTTGCTCGTTTTTGCTGTACTACTGGCAGGCTGTTCCTCCGGTGAGACTGTCGAAATTTCCAATCAGGTAACGAAAGAACGGTATTGTATTCAAACTGTACAAACAGGCGATGTTCTTTCGTTTGAGTGGGAACATTCGTTTGAACATGTCTTATGGAAAGAATTTTATCGGGTAACCGATGAACATACGTTTAAACTTTTTACCATTGCCGTTCAAGGTTTTGGCGCCGGTATTCCGGCAGAAATGGACTGCACCTATCGATACGAGGATGGTCTGATCTATATGGAAAATATAGAAGGTAGTGTGTTCAAAGAGTTTAATTGGATCCATTCGCAAAAACATCTCAAAAACATTACGATAAATGATACCGTGCTCATACGGGGAGAGGAGCTTCCTCAGCGAGCAAAAATACGGTTAGGCTTACAGAGGAAGCACTGA